Genomic window (Caldicoprobacter guelmensis):
CATTTCCTCCAGCTTCTTTTTGAGAGTCTGGATGACCTCCTGAATGTACGCCTCCCTCTCTCTCCTCTTGGCCGCCACCTTTTCCACCAGGTCATAATACCCTTTAGGATCTATATAGCGTAAGGATATATCCTCGAGTTCCCACTTTATCTTGAATATGCCCAACCGGTGAGCCAGCGGAGCATAAATCTCCAAAGTCTCATAGGCCTTTTCGCGCTGCTTCTCCTCGTCAACATACTCAAGAGTCCGCAGGTTGTGTAGCCGGTCAGCAAGCTTTATGATTATAACCCTTATGTCCTTCGCCATAGCCACAAACATCTTCCGCAGGCTTTCAAGCTGCTGTTCCTCCTTGTTCTTATACTCTATCCGGCTGAGCTTTGTAACCCCATCCACCAGCTTTGCTATATCGCCCCCAAATTCATTCTCCAGTTGCTGTAAAGTAACGCCGGTATCCTCTATAACATCGTGCAATATGCCTGCCACAACCGTATCCACATCCAACCCAAGCTCCAACAATATAAGAGCAACTTCCACGGGGTGGATAATAAATGGCTCGCCAGATGAGCGCTTTTGCCCCTCATGGGCTTTTGCAGCAAAATCATAGGCCTTGCGTATCAGCTGCAACCCCTCTTTGCCATACGCCTGCTCAGCCTTGGTCTCAAGTTCCAATACCTTAACCTCTATTCCATTGCCACTCATTATCCCACCCCTTTCTCTTCTGCATTCAGAACCCCATGTTCTATACAACCAATTTAAACCATCCACTAATTTTAAATAATCCTGAAGCCGTCTTCAAAATCAGGATTTTGCCATAATTACAAAGAATGGCTGGCACAGTAGCACCAACCATCCTTCCATCCTCCAATATTTTACACTCAATCATCGTAGGTAATTACCGAATACACATCATATCCTTCCAGAGTCTTTCGTCCGTTCAAATACGACAGCTCTATGACAAATGCCACACCCGTGACTATACCTCCTAATTTCTCCACCAGCTTGACAACCGCCAGAGCAGTCCCTCCCGTGGCTAGCAGGTCATCCACCACTACCACCTTTTGCCCGGGCTGAATGGCATCCTTGTGTATCTCCAACACATCTGAACCATACTCCAAGCCATACTCGTAACTCACGGTCTCAGCGGGTAGCTTGCCCGGCTTGCGCACCGGTACAAAACCCACCTTAAGCGCATACGCCACTGGGGCCCCCAATACAAACCCTCTTGCTTCGGGTCCAACTATGAGTTCAGCTCCTTTATTCTTGCAAAAAGCCACCAGCGAATCTATGGTGTAAACATAGGCCTCGCGATCTTTAAGCAAAGTCGTTATGTCTTTAAAGCTTATACCCGGCTTTGGAAAATCCGGTACCACCCTGATCTTTGACTTCAAATCCATTACTATTCCTCCTTTTCACAATGGGATTGCAACCCTTCAATCCATACCCTGTACTTTTGATAAAGCACGCTCTCGGTGAGCTCGCGGCTTCGCGGATTTTGAACGCACTCCACCTTCACATACGCCTGCTGGCTGTCTATCCTCACAAAGTCCAATTCCTTAAATACACCCAACATCAAGCGCATCTGAAACTCGTTTATATCCTGCCCCGTTGCTTGATTGAATTGCCACACCATTCTGGACAACCCTGGCCACAGGTTTTGACCTGAGCGTTGTGAGTACAGCCATTTGTACAGCGCCACAAAGTGCATTCTCTCCACCTTCAGCCGCTCAAGCACCCTTTTGAGCAACACTCCCTGGCTGTTCCAGCCCTTTATAATATAAACTTTCTCACTTAAGCCTTCCATAGAAAACAATCGAGGGTATAGAGGAAGCTCCCCTTCAAGCAAAAAGATACTTCTGTAATGCCTGAAAAGCACCCTGTCAATCAGAGGAGCAAGAAGAATGCCATTTATTCCCGTCTCCCACATTTCGTGGAAGTATCCATACGCAAAGGCCGTATGAGGCATTTCCTCCTGGACAATTAGATTTAATGCCCACTGTGCTCCTTCTAGAGTACTTGCCAAAATCAAGTTACCTACCTTGGATGCCTTAAAACGGCGTATCGCCTCCTCATAACCTAACTGCTGGAACGCCAGTTCCCATACCTTGCTCAATTGACTAGTATTTATGCAATCATTATTATACATAATTTCTTGCAAAAAAGCATCAAAAAATTTAAAATAAAAGGGTTCCAGAAATGCTTCCACATCATTACGGGAGTTTATTACGTTTTGCATGGACTTAACATTGAGCTGTACCTTCTTCACGCCACCCCACTCATTTTCCTCCACAGCGGCGATGATATCCACCTTATTACGCTTTCCTAGCAAGTAATCCTTTTTGTCACCTAATCCAAAGCCGATAGCGTCCCACAGCCGCTGCCCAGTAGATATCGCCATCTTTAGATGCTTTCCATCATCCCCTACTGCCCAGCAGCTTTCCACCTGAGCATTGCAAAACAGGAATTTAGGTGGTGGATTCCCCATACCAAAAGGTTCGAGCCGCTTTAGCTCTTGTACCAGCGATAGGGTAATGTCCTGCGGCGTCAATAATCCATCATGATAATCGCGAGGGATGAGCAGCAACTCGTCCATGGTACGGTGCGCATAATTCAAAAGGCGTCGTTTCAGTTCTGGAATAGCCTCTCTCAAAATGCTAAAACCCGCTGCCATTTCATGGCCTCCAAACCGAAGGAAGAGGTCATCAACGTGTTTTAAAGCGTTGTATATGTCAAAGCCTTCAATGCTCCGCGCAGAGCCCACACCAGTATCGCCTTGAAGCGAAATCAATATGCATGGACGGTAAAAAAGCTCGCTGATTTTTGAAGCTGCGATGCCTATGACACCAGGGTGCCAGCCTTCCCCCTCCTCCCCTTCTAACACTATTATCCATTCGGTACTGAGGTCACCATTTTTAATAACCCTGTCTATGCACTCTTCTACCAAAGCGTTTTCGATACGCTGGCGCCTGCTGTTCTCCTCATTGAGCTGCCGAGCAATACTTGAGGCCTTCTCCTCATCGTGGGTTGTAAGTAGCGAAAAGCCCAGATAAGCTGTAGCCATCCTCCCAGCAGCGTTCAGCCTGGGGGCTAACATAAAAGCTATCTTGTATGCATCAATACTGCCTTGAGCCAACCCAGCAACTCTAATCAACTTTTCAACTCCCAGCCTAGGGGATATATTCATGCGTTCTATACCTTTAGCTGCCAGTATCCGATTTTCATCCACCAATGGTACCACATCAGCTACTGTACCCAGGGCTATTAAATCAAGATATTCCTCCACAGCCTCAATTCCGCCCATGGCCTGAATCAGCTTGGCAGCTACCCCCACCCCTGCCAGGCTGCAAAAAGGATAAGAATGGTCACCACGCGAGGGATTGATAACAGCACAGGCATCAGGTAGCTCTCCTGAACACTGATGATGGTCGGTGACTATAACATCCACGCCAAGCTCCCTGGCCAGCTTCACCTCTTTAATCGCAGTTATACCACAATCCACCGTGATGATAAGCTTAACCCCACCATCACAAAGCTGCTTAACAGCTTGGCAGTTCATGCCATACCCTTCAGAATAACGGTCAGGGATGTACACCTCAACCTCTGCACCTCTATTCTTTAAAAACAGGTACAAAACAGAAGCCGCCGTAATTCCATCCACATCATAGTCTCCATATATCGCAATCCGTTGGCGGTGATCTATAGCTTGTTGAATCCGGTCAACCGCTTTTGCCATATCAGGAAGCAAAAAAGGGTCATGTAATTTATTCAAAGAGGGATCGATAAACGAGGTAGCCTGCTCTAAATCTCTGATACCCCTGTTGACCAACAGCCTTGCCATGACATTGGAAATACCCAGACCATTACTTATACTCTCTATACATTTGTGCCACTCTGGCGTCTCCTCTACCAGCGGAAGATAGAGAGGCATGGCATTTCAGCTCCTCATGTTGAAAAATGAGAGTATTTTTGTTTAACGACAATTAATACCTTTTTCAAGAAAATAACAGATAAAATAACAACAAGAGCTTCCCGAAGGAAGCTCATTTACACTCTTTCCATAGATCAACTTACACAATTAAAAGAGATAAACTTATTTATGAAATGGTCGATTTTATTTAGCCATCTATTTTTGCATTTCAACGTGCCACACACTGCTCGTTTTACAGTATTTACACCAAGCCATTTCCGATTATTTTGCGGCAGCAACTCGGCGCCTCTCTGACCTTTCATTCCATTCGACCCACAAAGGACCAGCAATGAATATTGTAGAATAAGTTCCCGAGATTATACCAACCAGTATGGGCAATGAAAACTCCTTGATGGATTCTACTCCGAACACATACAAAGCCGTTACCGTAAGGAATGTGGTAAGAGAAGTATTTATGGTTCGCGTCATCGACTCGTTGATGCTCTTGTTCACTATTTCAGCCCAAGACAAACTCCTACCATATTTCTTTTGGTTCTCACGCACCCTGTCAAAGATCACGATGGTGTCATTGATGGAATAACCTATTATAGTAAGCACAGCCGCCACAAAAGGGCTGTTGATCTGCGTCCTCAAAATAGCAGCAGCCGCGACCATTATAAGCACGTCATGTACTAATGCGACAATGGCCGCCACCCCTGACCTAAATTCAAAGCGTATTGCTACATATATGAGGATAAATACCCACGATATTACGGTGGCCAATATAGCATTACGCGTCAGGTCTCTCCCAATGGTAGGGCCTACCGTGTCAACGCTAAACCTTTCATCCGACAAGTTATATTTTTCTTTCAAAGCCTCTATCAATTTCTTCTGTATTTCGCTTTGGTTTTCCATGTACCTCATGCGTATAAGAGCATCTTGTTTGTCTTCACCTACCTGTACTACAGTAGCCTGTATACCCTGAGATGAAAGTATGCTGCGGATATCATCTGGTGAGTAGGGTTTGCCGATGTTGACGTATATGACAGTCCCACCCTTAAAGTCAATACCCAAGTTCAAGCCCTGAAAGATGGTGATAGCCAAACCGACCAAGATAATGACCAGCGAAATTGTGACAAATATTTTGTATCTTGAAACAAAATCAATTTTCATCTCCCGTATACCCCTCTCATACACCATACAACTTCTTGTTTTGCACG
Coding sequences:
- a CDS encoding adenine phosphoribosyltransferase: MDLKSKIRVVPDFPKPGISFKDITTLLKDREAYVYTIDSLVAFCKNKGAELIVGPEARGFVLGAPVAYALKVGFVPVRKPGKLPAETVSYEYGLEYGSDVLEIHKDAIQPGQKVVVVDDLLATGGTALAVVKLVEKLGGIVTGVAFVIELSYLNGRKTLEGYDVYSVITYDD
- the recJ gene encoding single-stranded-DNA-specific exonuclease RecJ, whose protein sequence is MPLYLPLVEETPEWHKCIESISNGLGISNVMARLLVNRGIRDLEQATSFIDPSLNKLHDPFLLPDMAKAVDRIQQAIDHRQRIAIYGDYDVDGITAASVLYLFLKNRGAEVEVYIPDRYSEGYGMNCQAVKQLCDGGVKLIITVDCGITAIKEVKLARELGVDVIVTDHHQCSGELPDACAVINPSRGDHSYPFCSLAGVGVAAKLIQAMGGIEAVEEYLDLIALGTVADVVPLVDENRILAAKGIERMNISPRLGVEKLIRVAGLAQGSIDAYKIAFMLAPRLNAAGRMATAYLGFSLLTTHDEEKASSIARQLNEENSRRQRIENALVEECIDRVIKNGDLSTEWIIVLEGEEGEGWHPGVIGIAASKISELFYRPCILISLQGDTGVGSARSIEGFDIYNALKHVDDLFLRFGGHEMAAGFSILREAIPELKRRLLNYAHRTMDELLLIPRDYHDGLLTPQDITLSLVQELKRLEPFGMGNPPPKFLFCNAQVESCWAVGDDGKHLKMAISTGQRLWDAIGFGLGDKKDYLLGKRNKVDIIAAVEENEWGGVKKVQLNVKSMQNVINSRNDVEAFLEPFYFKFFDAFLQEIMYNNDCINTSQLSKVWELAFQQLGYEEAIRRFKASKVGNLILASTLEGAQWALNLIVQEEMPHTAFAYGYFHEMWETGINGILLAPLIDRVLFRHYRSIFLLEGELPLYPRLFSMEGLSEKVYIIKGWNSQGVLLKRVLERLKVERMHFVALYKWLYSQRSGQNLWPGLSRMVWQFNQATGQDINEFQMRLMLGVFKELDFVRIDSQQAYVKVECVQNPRSRELTESVLYQKYRVWIEGLQSHCEKEE
- the secF gene encoding protein translocase subunit SecF, whose amino-acid sequence is MKIDFVSRYKIFVTISLVIILVGLAITIFQGLNLGIDFKGGTVIYVNIGKPYSPDDIRSILSSQGIQATVVQVGEDKQDALIRMRYMENQSEIQKKLIEALKEKYNLSDERFSVDTVGPTIGRDLTRNAILATVISWVFILIYVAIRFEFRSGVAAIVALVHDVLIMVAAAAILRTQINSPFVAAVLTIIGYSINDTIVIFDRVRENQKKYGRSLSWAEIVNKSINESMTRTINTSLTTFLTVTALYVFGVESIKEFSLPILVGIISGTYSTIFIAGPLWVEWNERSERRRVAAAK